The stretch of DNA CTTCAGCCATGCGCAGTTTGAACCACTGCCCGTGCTCAAGACCGTCGAGCACTTCGTCGGTGATGTCCTGACCTTTCTTCAGACCTGCGCCGCCTTCAGCCTTGTGGCCTACCAGGGCGGAACGCAGACGTTCGAAGGTCGCGCCTTCAACGATACGGAACTCTTCGTTCAGATCCTTGCGGATCTCGTCGAGTTGGGTCTTCTCGATGGACAGCGCACGAGCATCACGCTCAACGCCGTCACGGGTGAAGACCTGTACGTCGATGACAGTGCCCTTGGTACCGGTAGGTACACGCAGGGAAGTGTCTTTAACGTCGCTGGCTTTTTCACCGAAGATGGCACGCAACAGCTTCTCTTCCGGAGTCAGTTGGGTCTCGCCTTTCGGAGTGACCTTACCTACCAGAATGTCGCCTGCGCCAACTTCAGCACCTACGTAAACGATACCGGCTTCGTCCAGCTTGTTCAGTGCAGCTTCACCCACGTTCGGGATGTCTGCAGTGATTTCCTCTGGCCCAAGCTTGGTGTCACGCGCCACACAGGTCAGTTCCTGAATGTGGATCGTGGTGAAGCGATCTTCCTGAACCACACGCTCGGACAGGCAGATGGAGTCTTCGAAGTTGTAACCGTTCCAGGCCATGAACGCGATGCGCATGTTCTGACCCAGTGCCAGCTCACCCATATCGGTGGACGGACCGTCTGCCATGATGTCGCTGCGCTGAACCCGATCACCCTTGCTGACCAGCGGACGCTGGTTGATGCAGGTGTTCTGGTTGGAGCGGGTGTATTTGGTCAGGTTGTAGATGTCGACACCGGCTTCGCCAGTTTCAACTTCGTCATCGGCAACACGAACCACGATACGGCTGGCATCAACGGAGTCGATCACGCCGCCACGACGAGCCACGACGCAAACGCCGGAGTCACGGGCTACGTTACGCTCCATGCCGGTACCTACCAGCGGCTTGTCAGCGCGCAGGGTCGGTACAGCTTGACGCTGCATGTTGGAACCCATCAACGCACGGTTGGCGTCATCGTGTTCCAGGAACGGGATCAGCGACGCTGCAACCGAAACTACCTGCTTCGGCGATACGTCCATCAAGGTGACGTCTTCCGGCGCCTTGACGGTGAACTCGTTCAAGTGACGAACAGCTACCAGCTCGTCGATCAGCATTTTCTTGTCGTTCATCGTGGCCGAAGCCTGAGCGATCACGTGATCAGCTTCTTCGATGGCGGACAGGAACACGATCTCGTCGGTGACCAGTGCGTCTTTCACCACGCGGTACGGGCTCTCGAGGAAGCCGTACTGGTTGGTGCGCGCATAGGCAGCCAGGGAGTTGATCAGGCCGATGTTCGGACCTTCCGGCGTTTCAATCGGGCATACACGACCGTAGTGAGTCGGGTGTACGTCACGAACTTCAAAGCCTGCACGCTCACGAGTCAGACCGCCCGGGCCCAGTGCGGAAACACGGCGCTTGTGGGTGATCTCGGAGAGCGGGTTGTTCTGGTCCATGAACTGCGAGAGCTGGCTGGAACCGAAGAACTCTTTCACCGCCGCAGCCACTGGCTTGGCGTTGATCAGGTCTTGCGGCATCAGGCCTTCGCTTTCGGCCATCGACAGACGCTCTTTGACCGCACGCTCAACACGTACCAGGCCAACGCGGAACTGGTTCTCGGCCATTTCGCCTACGCAGCGAACACGACGGTTACCCAGGTGGTCGATGTCATCGACGATGCCTTTGCCGTTACGGATGTCGACCAGGGTCTTCAGTACCGCGACGATGTCTTCCTTGCACAGCACGCCCGAACCTTCGATCTCGGTACGACCGATACGACGGTTGAACTTCATCCGGCCGACCGCAGACAGGTCATAGCGCTCAGGGCTGAAGAACAGGTTGTTGAACAGGGTCTCGGCAGCGTCTTTGGTTGGTGGCTCGCCAGGACGCATCATGCGATAGATCTCGACCAGCGCTTCCAATTGGTTGCTGGTGGAGTCGATCTTCAGGGTGTCGGAGACGAACGGGCCGCAGTCGATGTCATTGGTGTACAGGGTCTCGATGCGAACAACCTGGGACTTGGCGATTTTCGCCAGGATCTCGGTGTTCAGCTCGGTGTTGCATTCAGCCAGGATTTCGCCGGTGGCCGGGTGCACGATGACCTTGGCGGTGGTGCGACCCAGGACGTAGTCCAGAGGCACTTCCAGCGTCTTGATACCGGCTTTTTCGATCTGGTTGATGTGGCGCGCGGTAATACGGCGGCCGGCTTCAACGATGACCTTGCCTTTGTCGTCCTGGATGTCCAGAACGGCAATCTCACCACGCAGGCGCTGAGGCACCAACTCCAGGCTGAGGGTTTCGCCGCTCAGGTGGAATACGTTAGTGGTGTAGAAAGCGTCCAGCACTTGCTCAGTGGTATAGCCGAGCGCGCGCAGCAGTACCGAGGCCGGCAGCTTGCGACGACGGTCGATACGCACGAACACGCAGTCTTTCGGGTCGAACTCGAAGTCCAACCACGAACCGCGGTACGGAATGATCCGCGCGGAGTACAGGAGCTTGCCGGAGCTGTGCGTCTTGCCGCGGTCGTGGTCAAAGAACACGCCCGGGGAACGGTGCAGCTGGGAAACGATAACGCGCTCGGTACCGTTGATAACGAAGGTACCGTTCTCAGTCATCAGGGGGATTTCACCCATGTAGACTTCTTGCTCTTTGATGTCCTTGATCGCTTTGTTCGACGACTCTTTGTCGAAGATGATCAGACGGACTTTTACCCGCAAAGGTACGGCGTACGTAACACCGCGCAACACGCATTCTTTGACATCAAATGCCGGTTCGCCCAGGCGATAACCGACGTACTCCAGCGCAGCATTGCCGGAGTAGCTGATGATCGGGAAAACGGATTTGAAGGCCGCATGCAGGCCCACGTCGCGGAACTGATCTTTGGTCGCTCCCGTCTGCAAGAATTCACGATACGAATCCAGCTGGATAGCCAGAAGGTACGGGACATCCATGACGTCCGGCAACTTGCTAAAGTCCTTGCGGATACGTTTTTTCTCAGTATATGAGTAAGCCATCAGCGTTCCCCAGCTTGGTCACCTGCTTGTTTGGCCCCTCCCGACGGGAGCAGCCAGAAAATCTTGCAAACCCCATGGTTTGCGCCACCGCATCGGGTGGTTACAGCGCGTTATAGGCGACGACCGAGTCGATTGCCAATAACGGAAAAAGGCCGGTGGCAAGAGCCACCAGCCATCAGCCTTCAGCTTAACGCTTGGGCTGGAGACGCAAGGTCGATGCTTACTTCAGCTCGACTTTAGCGCCTGCTTCTTCCAGCACTGCTTTAGCTTTGTCAGCTGCGTCTTTCGACACTGCTTCCAGAACCTGGGCAGGGGCGCCGTCAACTACTGCCTTGGCTTCTTTCAGGCCCAGACCGGTCAGTTCACGTACTGCCTTGATCACGTTTACTTTCTTCTCGCCAGCTTCCAGCAGCATGACGTTGAATTCGGTTTGCTCTTCAGCAGCAACAGCGGCAACAGCTGGGCCAGCCGAAGCAGCGGCAGCGGAAACACCGAATTTTTCTTCGAAAGCTTTGATCAGCTCAACAACCTGCAGAACCGACATTTCAGCTACGGCGTTGAGGATATCGTCTTGGGAGATAGACATTGCTGTAATTCCTGAATTGGGGGACGGCCTACGCGGCCATCGAAATAAACAAAAATACGCGAGAGGAGATGCTCAGCCTTAGGCTGCGGCAGCTTCTTTTTGCTCGCGAACTGCGGCCAGAGTACGAGCCAACTTGCTGGTAGCGCCTTGAATCACGCTCATCAGCTGAGAAATAGCTTCGTTACGGGTCGGCAGTGTTGCCAGTACGTCGATTTGGTTAGCTGCGAGGAACTTGCCCTCGAACGCAGCTGCCTTGATCTCGAACTTATCCTGACCCTTGGCGAATTCCTTGAACAAACGGGCAGCAGCGCCAGGATGTTCCTTGGAGAACGCAATCAGGGTCGGGCCGGTGAACACGTCGTTGAGGACACTGTATTCAGTGTCAGCAACAGCGCGCTTGAGCAGGGTGTTACGTACAACACGTACGTATACGCCAGCTTCACGAGCCTCTTTACGGAGTCCGGTCATAGAGCTTACTGTCACACCACGGGCATCAGCCACGACAGCGGACAGAGCAGCTTTGGCAGCCTCGTTGACTTCAGCGACGATGGCCTTCTTGTCTTCGAGATTAATTGCCACGGGTTTAACTCCTGCTTGTTACCGTTTCATCTGGCCTGGGCCGGATGTCGTTTTGGTGTCTGATTCGGTAAGGAACCGGGAGCACCATCTGCGTAGGCTTGTGGTTTAAGACTTGCGTCGCCTACGGTCTTGGATAGCCCCCGCCAGGCAGGGACCCCAATCTTTCAATTGGCGCAATTACTTGCGCCAATTTGTGTCTTATACGTCCAGCGAGCCTTGGTCGATGACCAGACCTGGGCCCATAGTGGTGCTCAGGGTAACGCGCTTGACGTAGATACCTTTCGAGGAAGCTGGCTTGATACGCTTCAGATCAGCGATCAGGGCTTCAACGTTTTCCTTCAGCTTGACGGCATCAAAGCCGACTTTGCCAACGGAGGTGTGAATGATGCCGTTTTTGTCGGTGCGATAACGAACCTGACCAGCCTTGGCGTTTTTAACCGCGGTAGCTACGTCTGGAGTCACGGTGCCGACTTTAGGGTTAGGCATCAGACCACGTGGACCAAGGATCTGACCCAGCTGACCTACAACGCGCATTGCATCCGGGGAAGCAATTACGACGTCATAGTTCAGGTCGCCGCCTTTCATTTCGGCAGCCAGGTCGTCCATGCCAACGCGATCGGCGCCGGCGGCCAGAGCAGCTTCAGCTGCTGGGCCTTGGGTGAAGACAGCTACACGTACGGTCTTGCCAGTACCGTGTGGCAGCACAGTAGCGCTACGAACGACCTGGTCGGATTTACGTGGGTCAACGCCCAGGTTTACAGCAACGTCAACAGACTCGCTGAACTTGACAGTCGACAGCTCGGTCAGCAGAGCAGCAGCGTCTACAAAATTGTAGGACTTGCCCGCTTCGATTTTGCCGGCGATAGCCTTTTGGCGCTTGGTCAGCTTAGCCATTACACACCCTCCACGTTAAGGCCCATGCTACGAGCAGAACCGGCGATGGTACGCACGGCTGCATCCATATCAGCTGCAGTCAGATCCGCGTTTTTGGTTTTCGCGATTTCTTCCAGCTGAGCACGGGTCACGGTGCCAACCTTAACGGTGTTAGGACGAGCGGAACCGCTAGTCAGACCAGCAGCTTTCTTCAACAGAACCGAAGCCGGGGTCGACTTGGTTTCGAAGGTGAAGCTACGGTCGCTGTATACAGTGATGATCACTGGAGTCGGCAGACCTGGCTCAATACCCTGAGTACGGGCGTTGAAGGCCTTGCAGAATTCCATGATGTTCACGCCGTGCTGACCCAGAGCTGGACCAACAGGTGGGCTTGGGTTGGCCTGAGCGGCCTTCACTTGCAGCTTGATGTAAGCGGTAATCTTCTTGGCCATGAGGCACTCCAATTACGGGTTCGAACGCCTCGAAAGGCTCCCCGGTTACTTGCGCGTTTATCCCAGTGACGACAAAACCCCACAGCCTAAGGCTGCGGGGTTGGGATGCTTGCTCAGCTAGACTTTTTCGACCTGGCTGAACTCTAGCTCTACCGGAGTAGAGCGACCGAAAATGAGCACTGCCACTTGGATCCGGCTCTTTTCGTAGTTAACTTCTTCGACGGTGCCGTTAAAATCAGCGAACGGACCATCTGTGACACGAACAACCTCACCCGGCTCGAACAACGTCTTCGGCTTGGGCTTGTCGCTACCATCAGCAACGCGACGCAGAATTGCTTCTGCTTCTTTGTCAGTGATCGGAGCAGGCTTATCAGCGGTACCGCCGATGAAACCCATGACGCGAGGAGTGTCCTTGACCAAGTGCCAAGTACCCTCATTCATGTCCATTTGAACCAGCACGTAGCCAGGGAAGAACTTACGTTCGCTTTTGCGTTTCTGGCCATTACGCATTTCAACCACTTCTTCAGTGGGAACCAGAATTTCGCCGAAGCCATCTTCCATGCCTGCCAGCTTTACGCGCTCTAGCAAAGAGCGCATGACATGCTTCTCGTAACCCGAGTAAGCATGCACAACGTACCAACGCTTAGCCACGGGACACCCTTAGCCAACAATCAAGGAAACAAGCCAGCCGAGCAGGGAATCAAGCCCCCACAACAGCAACGCCATAACCAGAACAACAGCTACCACGATCAACGTGGTCTGCGTGGTTTCTTGGCGAGTCGGCCAAACGACTTTACGGATCTCGGTACGAGCTTCCTTCACCAGGACCGCAAACGACTTGCCTTTTGCAGTCTGCAGGCCAACAAAGGCAGCAACAGCAGCAAGGGCGAGCAATGCGAGGACACGGTACAGGATTGGCGACCCAGAGTAGTACTGGTTGCCAACAACGCCTACAACCACAACAGCGACTACTACAAGCCACTTGAGCAGATCGAAGCGAGAGCCTTGAGCTTCAGCCTTAGGAGTCATCTATGAAGATCCTGTGAAAAGAAAGCCAGACACACCAAGTGAATCTGGCAGGTCAGGAGGGAATCGAACCCCCAACCTACGGTTTTGGAGACCGTCGCTCTGCCAATTGAGCTACTGACCTAAAACAAAATCAGGCCGACAATTATGCCGATCTGAAAAAGACTTTACAACAACAAACCCCTGCAGACCTGAAACCCACCCAAACAAAACAGCGAGAGAGGGCATATTCAACCGGAGGTAGCTGTTAAAACAAAGGCAGATATTTTCATATCTGCCTTGTTATATGGAGCTCTTGAGCGGATTTGAACCGCTGACCTCACCCTTACCAAGGGTGTGCTCTACCAACTGAGCTACAAGAGCGAAACAACTTGCACAACCTGCAAACTTGGAGCGGGTAGCGGGAATCGAACCCGCATCATCAGCTTGGAAGGCTGAGGTTCTACCACTAAACTATACCCGCGGAGCTTGCAGCTCACGCTAAAATGGTGGAGGGGGAAGGATTCGAACCTTCGAAGTCGTAGACGTCAGATTTACAGTCTGATCCCTTTGGCCGCTCGGGAACCCCTCCTAAGCGAGCCGGCATTCTACATCATGCCAGCCTTCTGTCAAGCATTTTCTCATTAAAAAATATGAGGTTAGCTGCATTGACCTTCGCTTCACCCTGTCGACCTAGAAGGTCTTCACTGCGAAGCGGGCGCCATTCTATGCAAACTATTCGAAGGTTGCAATGCCTTCGCACGGCATTATTTTATGTTTTAACTCATTGAATTCATTAGCAAGGTTTTCAAAGGGCAGATCATCGGCCAGACGCCTGCTTTCAGGGGCCACTCGCAGCCAGTATCCCGACGCATCAGGCAGGTTCAGAGACA from Pseudomonas sp. NC02 encodes:
- the rplK gene encoding 50S ribosomal protein L11, which gives rise to MAKKITAYIKLQVKAAQANPSPPVGPALGQHGVNIMEFCKAFNARTQGIEPGLPTPVIITVYSDRSFTFETKSTPASVLLKKAAGLTSGSARPNTVKVGTVTRAQLEEIAKTKNADLTAADMDAAVRTIAGSARSMGLNVEGV
- the rplJ gene encoding 50S ribosomal protein L10 is translated as MAINLEDKKAIVAEVNEAAKAALSAVVADARGVTVSSMTGLRKEAREAGVYVRVVRNTLLKRAVADTEYSVLNDVFTGPTLIAFSKEHPGAAARLFKEFAKGQDKFEIKAAAFEGKFLAANQIDVLATLPTRNEAISQLMSVIQGATSKLARTLAAVREQKEAAAA
- the rplA gene encoding 50S ribosomal protein L1, whose translation is MAKLTKRQKAIAGKIEAGKSYNFVDAAALLTELSTVKFSESVDVAVNLGVDPRKSDQVVRSATVLPHGTGKTVRVAVFTQGPAAEAALAAGADRVGMDDLAAEMKGGDLNYDVVIASPDAMRVVGQLGQILGPRGLMPNPKVGTVTPDVATAVKNAKAGQVRYRTDKNGIIHTSVGKVGFDAVKLKENVEALIADLKRIKPASSKGIYVKRVTLSTTMGPGLVIDQGSLDV
- the secE gene encoding preprotein translocase subunit SecE, coding for MTPKAEAQGSRFDLLKWLVVVAVVVVGVVGNQYYSGSPILYRVLALLALAAVAAFVGLQTAKGKSFAVLVKEARTEIRKVVWPTRQETTQTTLIVVAVVLVMALLLWGLDSLLGWLVSLIVG
- the rplL gene encoding 50S ribosomal protein L7/L12 gives rise to the protein MSISQDDILNAVAEMSVLQVVELIKAFEEKFGVSAAAASAGPAVAAVAAEEQTEFNVMLLEAGEKKVNVIKAVRELTGLGLKEAKAVVDGAPAQVLEAVSKDAADKAKAVLEEAGAKVELK
- the rpoB gene encoding DNA-directed RNA polymerase subunit beta, translating into MAYSYTEKKRIRKDFSKLPDVMDVPYLLAIQLDSYREFLQTGATKDQFRDVGLHAAFKSVFPIISYSGNAALEYVGYRLGEPAFDVKECVLRGVTYAVPLRVKVRLIIFDKESSNKAIKDIKEQEVYMGEIPLMTENGTFVINGTERVIVSQLHRSPGVFFDHDRGKTHSSGKLLYSARIIPYRGSWLDFEFDPKDCVFVRIDRRRKLPASVLLRALGYTTEQVLDAFYTTNVFHLSGETLSLELVPQRLRGEIAVLDIQDDKGKVIVEAGRRITARHINQIEKAGIKTLEVPLDYVLGRTTAKVIVHPATGEILAECNTELNTEILAKIAKSQVVRIETLYTNDIDCGPFVSDTLKIDSTSNQLEALVEIYRMMRPGEPPTKDAAETLFNNLFFSPERYDLSAVGRMKFNRRIGRTEIEGSGVLCKEDIVAVLKTLVDIRNGKGIVDDIDHLGNRRVRCVGEMAENQFRVGLVRVERAVKERLSMAESEGLMPQDLINAKPVAAAVKEFFGSSQLSQFMDQNNPLSEITHKRRVSALGPGGLTRERAGFEVRDVHPTHYGRVCPIETPEGPNIGLINSLAAYARTNQYGFLESPYRVVKDALVTDEIVFLSAIEEADHVIAQASATMNDKKMLIDELVAVRHLNEFTVKAPEDVTLMDVSPKQVVSVAASLIPFLEHDDANRALMGSNMQRQAVPTLRADKPLVGTGMERNVARDSGVCVVARRGGVIDSVDASRIVVRVADDEVETGEAGVDIYNLTKYTRSNQNTCINQRPLVSKGDRVQRSDIMADGPSTDMGELALGQNMRIAFMAWNGYNFEDSICLSERVVQEDRFTTIHIQELTCVARDTKLGPEEITADIPNVGEAALNKLDEAGIVYVGAEVGAGDILVGKVTPKGETQLTPEEKLLRAIFGEKASDVKDTSLRVPTGTKGTVIDVQVFTRDGVERDARALSIEKTQLDEIRKDLNEEFRIVEGATFERLRSALVGHKAEGGAGLKKGQDITDEVLDGLEHGQWFKLRMAEDALNEQLEKAQAYIVDRRRLLDDKFEDKKRKLQQGDDLAPGVLKIVKVYLAIRRRIQPGDKMAGRHGNKGVVSVIMPVEDMPHDANGTPVDVVLNPLGVPSRMNVGQILETHLGLAAKGLGEKINRMIEEQRKVADLRKFLHEIYNEIGGRNEELDTFSDQEILDLAKNLRGGVPMATPVFDGAKESEIKAMLKLADLPESGQMQLFDGRTGNKFERPVTVGYMYMLKLNHLVDDKMHARSTGSYSLVTQQPLGGKAQFGGQRFGEMEVWALEAYGAAYTLQEMLTVKSDDVNGRTKMYKNIVDGDHRMEPGMPESFNVLIKEIRSLGIDIDLETE
- the nusG gene encoding transcription termination/antitermination protein NusG; translated protein: MAKRWYVVHAYSGYEKHVMRSLLERVKLAGMEDGFGEILVPTEEVVEMRNGQKRKSERKFFPGYVLVQMDMNEGTWHLVKDTPRVMGFIGGTADKPAPITDKEAEAILRRVADGSDKPKPKTLFEPGEVVRVTDGPFADFNGTVEEVNYEKSRIQVAVLIFGRSTPVELEFSQVEKV